The sequence below is a genomic window from Setaria italica strain Yugu1 chromosome IV, Setaria_italica_v2.0, whole genome shotgun sequence.
ATCACATACGGAGCCCGTTTTGGACGTTCTACATATGTATGGAAAGTTGAGAAGATATACTTTCCAATGGCACTAGTCCCATGTAAAACTTCCATTAAAGTCAACAGGAATCATTGAAACAAATGTATGTATAGAATCTGCCAAGGTGTTGCATCACCTTTTGTCGGGCCTTAGGCCTTGTAAGTTTGCTTGGGACTTAGGCCCAAGTTGTTGTGCGCCCCAACCAGGAGGAgatggcaagaagaagaagcagtagAAGTTGCAGGAACCTTGTGTGTTTGTGCTTGTTTCGCGCATtggagaagagaagaggctgcCTCTTACGTAGGCGCACAGGGAGGGAATGAACATGTACGCTTACTGCAGCAATGGCCATCAAACCATCTCAATTATTCATCAGCAGGCTCGTATATGACCCAGTGCACTGGGCCGACTGAACCAGGCCCCCAAATTTTTAGGGCCTCCGTATACCTCTCAACGTGGAAATTCTATCCATCTTCCGGGAGATTTAAATCAATATATATTCCATTGTTTGAGATCAGTGCAAATCTTGATGAACGTGTGGGATTGATTGCACTGGGGAAGCAGCATGTGGAGCAGGCGCATACCGCTGCATGGGTGAACCAAGTACAGGACGCGTGTCGCCATGGGAGAGGTGGGGGCGGATGGGATGTTAAACgagtttcaaatttcaaatgatTTTTTCTCTTGAACCATGAATCCGATTTGAAATCCGTAAACCAAAATATACTTTAGAATTAATGCAACACAATGAGCTCCAAtatgttattttaatttttttattttaatgtttcaacatttttaatgtACTATTTCAACATCTTTTTAATAACTACTCAACATTTTTGTGtattgtttcaacatttttaatgtGCTACTTCAACATTCTTAATAtctacttcaacatttttatgTACTGTTTCAAGGAGTACTTCAAAAAATTTTAATAACTGCTTCAccatttgtaaaaaaaattgaagaaaaatgttggtgcatACAAAAAATGTTGATTAATATCACGAAATGTTGGTAACAATTAAAGAAAATGTTGACGAATGTTAagaaatgttggtgaatgttaaagaaaaatgtagtacattaaaaaagttaaagaaaaaatgttaaaaagaaaaatgttggtcaaCATCAATAAAATGTTATTATATTCGAAAAATGTTCAAAAATAATTTGATTCAAACAATGGTCAAGTGTggtcttattttttttagatgTCATCGTAAGAAACATCATGGTTCAATTGGAATTTGATTTGGACACTTGGTTTGCAAACTACGGATTTTTCCTGCGAATCTTCATTTTGCACGAAAATCAAGGTGCATGTTAGAAGGTGTTGTCCTCCAGCCGGTTTCAACgctaaaaaaaaattagtaggtCAGCCAATTTGACGGATTAACAGGCCGTTAGTAGACCCTGCTATGCAACGCTTATCCACCTTCCGGAATATGCATAGGAGCCCCCTCTTCAACGCGAGTCTCCGTTGCCTGCTTTTGACGATTGCAATTCCTGTCGCCGATCCGTCATCTCGTCGTCATTCCTTCCGCCTATCTCACCAACAAAAACACAATCTGAAGTAGAACCGACGGTTTACGCCTGAATCTGAGTCCTAACGATCGAGTGACGCCGCCATGGACGCCGCGTCGTCCAGCAAGCCACGGAGGGGCCGCGATGTCTCCGTGGCATTGAAATTAAGCTGGCCAGGCCCAACCCAACAAGCATCAACCGGTGCAGGTATGTGGTGACCCGCTCCATGGTTTGTTTGCAATCAATCAAGCAAAAATAATTTACTTATAAACTAAACTGTATTTTGTATTTATTATTTTATCTTGTCAAACATGAACAGAGGGGTAGGGTTGGCGTTTGGAGATTGGATTTGTCTATGACTCGATTCTAATTTTTATGGTAGTTACATGATAAAGTCTAAATATACTTTGCTTACTTGCATTTTATAAATATAGGCTCCATTTTGTGAATTGCGCCATGGCCTCAAAAACCTAGGTACGGGCCTGGTCATCAGTTACAGGTAACTCAGGGGTCATCAAGACTTGACCTGACCTCACCGCCATCAAGAGACCTAACCTCACCACACGCATCACGTCcacgtctcgtctcgtctcggcACAGCACAGCTCCAGCCACATCTGAGCCATGCTGCAACTGAAGCTGGTCTACATCCGAACCGTACAAAGAGCGCACGattctttttgttcttttgaAGTCTTCATTTCACTGCCGTACGCTTGATGATCCAAGGATCGACACGACGCATATCGAACCATCAGTCGGTACAGCTCTGCGTCTAATGGGTCGGGATTTCCTAATACTACGGTCGAACCATGCATCGGTACATGTGGACCGGGCCTCTTTCTTCTCCCGCACTCGCCAGCCCAGTCTCGCGCGCAAGCTTCGGCTAGACGGCCCACCAGTCAGCCAGTTTACTTCGACGGCCCACCAGTCAGCCAGTTTACTTCGAAACATTGCCCAGGTAGCGGAACCCTAGCTCCCTTCTCCAATTTCTAGCCCTAGCTCCCTTCTCCAATTTctggccgccgccccctccatCCCAATTCACGCCGCCTCGCGCGCTCCCCGCGTCTCCCAAAATGCCGCCGCGCGGTGGCCCCCTTCCAAAACGCCGCCGCGCGCGTTCGCCCCCTCAGCCTCGCCCCTCAAtcggcgccgcgcgcgcagTCGCCCCTCCAAACGCCGCCGCGCGCAGTCGCCCCCTCCCCAACCGACCGATGGTGTGTCGGTACATAGGTTTATACCGACTCCAATGTAGTTGGTATAGAAGGGCCGTGGTACAGTGAAATCCATGCGACAGAGCACATTGCAATTTCTTGCCCAACCAACTACAATGGCACAAGTCGCATTGGCGTTGAACATGGTCGTTCCATTTTCTTCGTCTGGGTCTAGAGAGTGTGAACAGATAAAATGGATTATACTACTCACAAGTCACATAATCCGTGTACCAGAGATACATTGCACAACTAAAACAAGGCCCAGAAGAGTGAATACTGAAATTTTCAGAGAAATTTGTACATACTGCAGTATCAAACCATGTCAATGTTCCCTAACGGATCATTAGACGAACCAGCGACATCTGGCGTGCCTTCCTCCCCACTCTTCCCAGAAGCAACATCAGCCTTCACTCTGCGTTTCACATCCCGTGATCCATCGATGGCTCCAGCCTCGATCGCCTCCAGATACAACGCCTTGACCAGATTGATGAACCGCCTCCTGAAACTTGGTACTCGGGACATGTTTGCCATGATCCCTTGCAACCTGTGAATCAATGAGTTTGTTGACTTGGGAGTTGCTTCAGACATATTGTTTTTATCGAACAGCTTCAGACATATTGTTAAACTTAGTCATCTCATTGATGGTGCGTTCTTACCTTCTGATTATTGCTTGCAGCTGACCTCGCTTTATATTGTCATCCGATGGGAAACCTGAATCGTCCCAGTCGGATGGCTTCTCGTTCTTGTTCGTCATGATGAGCTTCCTCAAGCACATCTCCTCGTCTTCATTGATATCTAGTTTCTTCATTTGTTCCTTGATGACCAGAAGTGGTCCAAGCATCCAGTCAAATACTTTGTCTTTAGGCCAGTTGAAGTTTGTCACTTCAACATCATCAGCTACCAGAACAGATGAGACACGGTGAACCACAAAGATGAGCAGGACTGATATCATGAATTTTTAAAGTGGATAGTCATATGTTAGGTAGGTAGTCTTAGTATCGTACATATGAGCAAACCGGGTGAATCTGATTTTGCAGATCGTATTAGGCACTGAAGAATGCACCAAGCAGGCAGTTTGATGCTTAATTTCTTGCCTTTTCCTTCGGTGATATATTCCTCCATATCTCCAGCAGTGATCAGACCCTCACTCAGTAATATCCTTCCATTGAGCTCACAGGATCGGAAGAACCAATCCCATATCTGCATAGTAAAGTGAAAAAAGGAGAGTTGTAAATCTAAATTGCTAGAACGGGGATATAGATCGTGCAAGATGAAGAGAGATTCACCTGAATTGGTCTTAGTCGCTGGATGGTTTGCATGAACGTCTTTGATCGGTGCAACACCCTTCTATGCTTATTATAGCCATGTTGCCTCTCTGCAGGTTCAGCCGTTGCGTTGTACCTTTCCTTGTTCTGGCCAGTCTCACACTTCTGGGTATCTCCTTTTCGGTATTTGGGCCTGTCTGTCGAAGTGGTTACCGACTAAATGCAAAAATCTCTATGCATGGAGGCAATGCCATGCAAATGAGTGAACAAGTTTCAATAGAAAACTGCCAAGTGGTGGAAATAGCTGTCGAAACATACCTCGGAAGACATGAGCCTTCTCTTAGGTAAAGCAAATCATTGGTGTATTCATCAAAAATTGCTACTGCTGAAATCATGTATGCCAGTCCCATCTGGAAAGAAGCCTCCTGCATATAATCATTCTGTCATATATTACTAACGATCACGTCACACATACTCTGCATATGAATATTCTGTAAGGACACTTTCTCCATCAGAGAAGATGCTAAACAGACCTGATAAGCAATCAGTCCTGCACGAAAACCAAACAAGAAGCTGCTGAAGAATGAAGCTATTACTCCCCCAATCACAGCAAGCGGCCAAAGTATAATGGCCAAACCAGCAAAAGGCACACAGACAGTTTCTAGAAATGGTCCTTCCCTTCCAACAAGATCCTCGCATAGCCTTTGCCATCCTTTCAACAACATACATGGGCTTTTCCACAAAGCCACTGCACTTATCATCAGTACATCTACTGGAACAGCAATAAAGGCAACGACCGTGCTTCGTGGTAGATAAGACAACCTTCGCAAAACCACCAAGTTATATCAGTAAATGCACACAAATAATTCTTATCAGGGTGCATGTCTAGAGGGTACAGGTACAATTGATCAGAAGATATGCATAGTTAGCATTGGGTTCTGAATAAGATGTAACATTCCCCAGTATCTGATTACTCAAAACAGAGGAAATGGAAAGTTAAAACATACTTGATGTCAAGAGGGGTTTCATCATCCCCCATTTTCTCGACGAGATCATCCATGAAGGAGAAGTAAGAGTGGATGCAGAAGTCAGTGACATCGCGAACGACTGTGCAAGCTCCAGATATTGTACTAGCAGTTCCATCCTGAAATGAGGTGATTTTGTAACACTGTTCATGACAGTTACCAATAAAAGAAAATGGAGAATCCTATATGAACTTCAACAGGCACATGCATACCATAAAACAATGAGCCAGCTTGTCCGTGACACCCTCGCCAACAGCCTCAAAGGTTGCCAAAAGGGGAACAAAAACTCCATAGCCTATACCACCCAGCAGGCTCCCAACAATAGCAAGTACTGGCAATAGGAGTAGGGGTAATGGCAACAATATTCCGATAAGGATCTTCAACACTAGCCCAATCCTTTCGGTTCTGCAAAATACGCATTTTTATAAATGAAGCCTTCACTTGTCTTATCCAAGAGAAATTAGTTAATACTAGTTCCACATTACATTGGATCAGAATATATAATCTGCTGCTAGAATTCATGCCAAGTTTTCCAAAGTGAAAGAAGTTACCCTACTTGAGCACGCAGTAGTATGTCCAGACGAAATGTGCAGGCCACAAGCCAATAATTACCGCAGAGTTCCCACAGAAAACAATGGCGGCCGCAACCGGACCGATCAGGACCGCTGCAGGGGGGGAAAGACAGTAAACCGTCCGTTTACATACCTCATTAGCATTCAGTCTGAACTACATACACATCATCATAAACGGTAAGCTCTGAACAGAGTGCTGTAATTATCCACAAGACATTAAAGGGGTGTATGCTACATCTGCTGTTACCTTTGACGGAGcccaggagcagcaggaggatgAAGAAAGGCAGGAAGGACACGAAGCTCCAGAGCTTGCCGAGAAAGCCCACGGGGACCTGCATGGATCCCGGCCAGTCGCCCCGTGGGCCAAGAGCACAGACGcctccttgtcttcttccttcagccttcttcttcctctgtcctGGGAGAAGAGGCAACAAGCACAACGAAGCCGGGAGCAAGTAAACGaaaagcagagagagagagagagagagagagagagagagagagagagtcagAGAGCTCGGAAGCCTGGAGGAGGTGGACAGAGAATCAGGGGCGGTGTGCTGTGATCTGTGGAAGCGCTGGGACTTGACGCGTGTTGGTTTGCATGGGCCACACGCTCCTGAAGCCTGCCATTTTCTATTGGTATGTCGGCCCACCATCCAGCGGCGAGCCTTCCCATGACAATGCCGATTAAGCAGCTGTTCGTACATCAGTATCTTCATTTCGGGTCAAAGATATGTAGAGATTAGAGGAGAAACACTTGGAAGGATATGTACATAGAACTTTGAACGCACCACAAAGGCATACAGCGAGTCTTTCGGGCTGCTGATAGGCTGGATAAAGCATGCTATCATTCAGAAATGCAATCCAGGCTCAAGCATCTTGGCACAGAGTTAGCAAGATAAAAGCATACGGTAAAGCAGGGGATCAAATGCCACCCTCTTAATTATTTTCTCCCATGGATAACAAACCGAGAATATGGCATGTGAACATACAGCGGCTGGGAGAGGACTTACATGCTACAGCAATGCCATATTGTCATACAGAATTGGCCCAGAAAAAAACGAGGTAAAATGGGTATAGTCTATAGTCGTTTCCTGCTAATTCTGCTCATGACCATAAATAGTGGCACTAAACTTGTACAAAGTCAAGAAACAAAATGCTAATTGTTCAGATAGGCCCCAGCTTGCCCATGGGGCCTGATTAGAGAACTATCTTATGTGGATGATCATCTTGTTGAAGAAATCCTTGTTCTCGGGAAAATACTCCAGCAGCTCATCCTTGGTTACCCACGCATAGTCCTTGCACTTTCCAATATGGTATTTCGTTGTGCCGACCACTTGCGACTTGAAAAAGAAACGCTGTTGCAAGCATAATGGGATTAAGGATACAGAAAATGGCCTACAAACAGATCTTAGTAGCATACAAAGTCTAAACAGAACGATGCAGAAGCCAGTGCTAAGAAGCCATGAGCAAACCATGGCAAGGATattaataaattaattttaTTACAGCAAGGAACTAAAAGTATCGCAGAGTTTCGATTAGGCACCTTGAATGATGAAACATTTGAATCTGTTTGTTCAACCGCCATATGAGCCATTGGAGCATTGCCAACAAAGTATGTATTGTCAAGTCCCCCAAGAACAGATTTTAATGCAGACTCAGCACACTGAAATAAAATCCAAGTACATATGAAAGTTTCAAACAACAACTTCAAATCAGTCAAAGAAACTGGAACCAGACTACAGCATGAACTGATGGATATTTTATGTGTATATTTTGTTAGAACTGCATACCAATCGCATAGTTTCTTCATTTTCAAATACTTTTTCTGGAAAATGCCAGACAGGCTTTCCATCAGGAGCCCCATAAGCGTTGCCATACAGGAGGAGATAAAGTTTATTATCAAGAGCTCGTTGTAAAGACCTGCATAAAACAATGGTTTAGCACAGGCTTGTACAGTGCTATGCTGACAGACTAACAAAAGCACGGCTTCATGATATTAATTCATAAATATATTCATACAGTGCAGTTCTATGATGCAATGCTTGCAGGTTGAAAAAGAGTCCCTTAGTAATATTTTGTACAAAGTTGCAAATAAGCAATAGCTATAGCTATTACTGTCATTATATGAAGAAGCAACGAGAATTAATTAATGCTTTGTAAGCAATCTCAACTCACCTAACTCAAGAACAGCCGAACACTCAAAAGTATTTGGCGCTGCAAAAGATGCAGCTTTTCTGCGTATATCACTCCTTATCTATAAGACAAGATAACAGCTGACAACTTGGCCTTGGTAGCCAAAACTACTGGCCATATTGCCCTAACAACTAGGATATGATCACTAGTGAAGCAAAAGACTTGGCTAACACTAACTCCCTGAAGACTAGGACTCTCTAACAGACTAGAGACTTGGCTAACACTAACTCCCTGAAGACTAGGACTCTCTTAACAGACTTGACTGAATCAGCCTACTGCAAAGCCTGACTGAACCTGAACTTAACTGAAACTGAAACAAAGGACTCGACACTATACTGAATGAACACAGGGACAGGGATGAAACCATAATGCTTTAACAATGAAGATACACGGATGCTCTCCGGTATCAGTTTCTTACAGGAGCAGACAGATTATGATAAACTGATGATTGTGGCTAGCGACCTTCGAATATGTATCGTTGTAGCTTTACTTGGCAACTTGACCACAAAGTAATTTTAAGATTTGTACACCTGTTACTGAACCACATTGATCCTTAAAACTTGCTGTAGTGTAGTGGGTCACAATTGGCAAGTAATCAGGTACAACTGAAGATACATATTTGATCTTTGCTAGTCAAGATCATCGCAATATGTCTGCCACTGTAAGAAGCCAAACAAGATCATCCATGGATTGTTAAAAAATTGGACAGATCCATAGTTTTAAGGGCTAGAATCTCCCTAAATAATTGCATGGGACAAATCCAAGAAGTAATACAATTAACCAAAGAGGAAGATACATATTGCTATCCTGACCAAATTGCAAAATTGCATATATCAATACAGGTATTGGTAATAATGGATTaatggttgttgttgttgcctaaCAAATACAAGTTAGATGTATGTGTTGAATTGCATAGCAAATACGACCGTAACTTCACTGCACAATCATGGGCAGTTGGGCTAGTGACCATAGTCATCAGAAACATGCAAGACACCTGAATGTGTCAGTTAGCACATGCTTGCATAACTGTAGAGTAGCAGATACATACAATAAGCACAAAACAAGCTAGTCTCAAGATGCAACTGCCAATTCTAGGACCACAGAAACTAAAACATAAATGCAAGTTCAAAACTTACTTCCGGTCGTTTGTTTTGTCAGCCTCTGTGATTCTTGGAGCAGGCACATAATCAATCTGATAATCACCCTTACCCCTACAAAATAAGAGTGGTGATATGCTATCAGAAGATATTTCACCATGTGCTACTTTCTGGTGCAAGGTTCTGCTAAGCTCATGCGGGTCATGCCGAATTCATATGAAATGGAATCTGCATCATTTGCAGGCATTCATTCTAAAGCTCAATTCTAGATCATTAACAGCCATATCTTTCAAGTTTCAATGACTGCGGATCTATGGCATTACATAGATCTGCATTCTCCATTCAAGGCTAACAGTTGACAACTCACAAGCATGCACTTGAACTTCGGAAGTATAAGTTACAATAGGCTTGCAATCCCTAGTTCACAGGATATAGCTATGCTATTAAccattttgtttttcctttgtcATGACTCAGAACTACTGGTAAATGCCGAAAATCCTACTGAGATAACTGCCTCATATAGCTTCCCAAGTTTACCATGTAAATTTAAATACTAATAAAGATAATGCTTAGCAAATCTTGTTCAATTTGCACATTGCCACAAGTAATCATACTCCTTTAGTCCTTTACCATCTTCATTCAATTTCCCTTGTGCTATTCTAAAGCCCTTATACCAATGCACTACAAAACTGCACTCATCCCATTGTACACACGAATCTGCTAGTCAGGAATGGTGGCGGAAAAGGCCAGAAATATATAAAACGCGACGGGGAAATGGATCACCTTGCGTCGGCCTTGCCCAGGACGTCGTCGGGGTACTGCCGTCTGTACTGCTGCCTCCACCGAAACCTAGCAGAGAAACGAACCATTCCGACGCAAAACCAAATCAGCATATGGAAGCAAGAGCAGATAAGGCGGGGCGGAACAGAGATGAGCCGATCTGGCGTACGAGAATTCTTGGAAGGCGTAGACGACGGGGTGGATCTTGGGGATGACGACGGGGAGGCGCTCGAACAGCACCGACGCCACGAGCTTGCCGTCGCTCCcttccttcgccgccgccggcgcagcggCCGCGGAGGAGCTGAAGCCTCGCGGCTGACGGAGCAACGACCGGAGCAGaaggctcgccgtcgccggcgatcgGGACAGCATGGTGGGTAGCGGCGGTCGGGTTCGgggggccgcgccgcgccgcgccgcaaCGATGGTGTGGGAAGAGAAGAACTGGCGGAGGAAGAACCCTGCCTAAACCGTGGCCTCGTGGGCCTTCTCCCTACGGGCCGTAAGCCCGGAGCCTTCTCCCTTCGTTTTCCCTTTTCCCCATTTCTCTCCtcctttattttaaaaaaatactttacgcctctcaaaaaaatattatataagtACAAGATGATATTGTTCAAATAAAACATGATGGTAAAGGAGTATTAGAAGATGGTATTGTTCAAATAAAACATGCATCTAAACCATCTAGCATATTTGTTAGCCTCCATTCGATGATTTCAACCGCTCATACACAAGTCAAGCACACCTCAAGATATAATGGTTGAAATCATTTGGATAAAATACAGTCAGTAGAATAGATAGTCCTCATGCACGGGTTGTAAACAAAATGATTGTGCTCAAGTTTATCTTTCCAAAAGGATCTGGgttatataaaattttaacctatatatatacatacatatatttCCAACTCCAGGTGATGTAGTTGTAGGCtccgtttgtatccgcttacaAGCGgtttatcggtggaaataagcgagaatcccgccaaacgctttgcttatttccaccgattctcgcttatgtagtaagccgcttcaacgatttgaactacgagaagcgaaaagcgagaagcgagaaaatcttcgcttagattataatctaagcgNNNNNNNNNNNNNNNNNNNNNNNNNNNNNNNNNNNNNNNNNNNNNNNNNNNNNNNNNNNNNNNNNNNNNNNNNNNNNNNNNNNNNNNNNNNNNNNNNNNNtgtaagcggatacaaacggaGCCGTAGTTATATTTCTCTCAACATTCAAGTTGGGTTTTTCCAGTTTTAGGGCATAATGCCACAGCACGAGCTAATGGTACGCCCTCCGTCTTAATGGTACGCCCTCTGTCTTAATAGTTGCCAATGTTTACTTTATGGTCCAGAACTTTtgataatattttaaaaaaatatataacacATATTACCAATGTCcagtttattttttcttaaaatatTATACAACCTTCTAAGCATATTCTTTAACCATAATTCTAGTAAGTTCACTTACATTTTTATTAACTTCAGTATTATTGACACTATTAGCCGTCAAGTTTGAATAACTGAGCATAAATGGGGATGAAATATGAACTCATAGTATGCAtactaataaaaaaaataacaataagACACCGTACTGATGTTTTCAAAAGCAAAATTCTGGATAGTTATTTTCAAAACTAAAATCTTTTATATGTATTATTTTCGAATTGGATGAATATGTTCTATGTAACATCATTGTTGGTGTCGTAAGAAGTCCCTACAGcaccaaaaaaaattgttttgtgTAAGACTAAACACCAATATCAAACCAGTATGGTCCTCTGGCTCTCTGTCTAGATCTTTGTGATGAGTTATAGTGTTTTTCCCCTTCAAAACACGGTGCACGCAGATTCTTACAAACGCACGCACACTTAACTCTATGAATATACTCACGTAATTCTATTCTTGTGAGCACCTCCGAGAGACTGAGCCAGCAGATTTTAAGAATGAGAAAGTCACCATTAGCACCTCGCTGTCGACGTGGATATTGCGATTGcataccactgaaagaatagtgcCGGTTAAATTTGGAAAAATGTGAGCACCTACTTGAACCTTCAAAGTCTGGTGGGCAACTTCCATCACAAGAAATCCTGTTGAGCTACACTCGATACGCATGACTCATAGTGTTTATCTTAAGAAAAAATAACATTACAAAAAATTATCAAGAAAAGATTGAAATGGCAAACCAAATAATGAGATGCACGCCGGTGGTGCAACACAACTGGTGTATTTTGCAAACCGATGCAAAGTAAAAGTGTCTCCACATAAACTACACATTATACATGAGAGATGGCTCCACATAAACTACACATTATACATGAGAAATGGTTGTGGTTGGTTACCTGTTACATGTCAACATGTCTTAAAGTAAAGTAAAGATCACACGTTGTAGGTctagatatttttcttttaaaaatcaAAGTGCTCTAAGATAAATATATGTACTTTGCCCCTTTCAAATCGAAGACATGACTAGCACATGCCATCTTATTTAATTCTTTAGAGGTGTCTAAATAAATATAGAAATCCATTTTATGTAAGTGTTGAATCCAAATATTTAATCTCATTCATTTATCTTTATATAATTCTTCTTTATATACCATATACTTGCTTTCAAAAATGCACTTGTCCTACTAAGCGGTTTGGTTGCATGACAATCACCCTCCCACTTGTACATGTTTGCTTGAATGCCTTGTGATATTACACTATTGACGCTCATGGACCATTCTTCTATATCTATAATTTGTTGTGATAAACCGTAAATCTAACCTCAATGTTCTAAGTTCTAACCACAATTTCCAATCAAAAAACATATTTGCTACTCCTCAAATTCTTGATTTTTAGCTATCTCTCAATCACCCAACCTTATGCTAGAAATTGAATTGGGGATTGGAATTTGAGGTTAGGGTTTGAGGGTTTGGGGTGAGAGATTTACCTGTGGCCTTCGAGTCTAGAGGGAGCTCCGGGGAGGCTGGTCGACTGGCGGTGGAGATGGGAGAGACGGCagtggagcggaggcggcgtgggTGCCACCGGAG
It includes:
- the LOC101764325 gene encoding 39S ribosomal protein L46, mitochondrial; the encoded protein is MLSRSPATASLLLRSLLRQPRGFSSSAAAAPAAAKEGSDGKLVASVLFERLPVVIPKIHPVVYAFQEFSFRWRQQYRRQYPDDVLGKADARGKGDYQIDYVPAPRITEADKTNDRKSLQRALDNKLYLLLYGNAYGAPDGKPVWHFPEKVFENEETMRLCAESALKSVLGGLDNTYFVGNAPMAHMAVEQTDSNVSSFKRFFFKSQVVGTTKYHIGKCKDYAWVTKDELLEYFPENKDFFNKMIIHIR
- the LOC101764730 gene encoding uncharacterized membrane protein At3g27390, which translates into the protein MQVPVGFLGKLWSFVSFLPFFILLLLLGSVKAVLIGPVAAAIVFCGNSAVIIGLWPAHFVWTYYCVLKTERIGLVLKILIGILLPLPLLLLPVLAIVGSLLGGIGYGVFVPLLATFEAVGEGVTDKLAHCFMDGTASTISGACTVVRDVTDFCIHSYFSFMDDLVEKMGDDETPLDIKLSYLPRSTVVAFIAVPVDVLMISAVALWKSPCMLLKGWQRLCEDLVGREGPFLETVCVPFAGLAIILWPLAVIGGVIASFFSSFLFGFRAGLIAYQEASFQMGLAYMISAVAIFDEYTNDLLYLREGSCLPRPKYRKGDTQKCETGQNKERYNATAEPAERQHGYNKHRRVLHRSKTFMQTIQRLRPIQIWDWFFRSCELNGRILLSEGLITAGDMEEYITEGKGKKLSIKLPAWCILQCLIRSAKSDSPGLLISDDVEVTNFNWPKDKVFDWMLGPLLVIKEQMKKLDINEDEEMCLRKLIMTNKNEKPSDWDDSGFPSDDNIKRGQLQAIIRRLQGIMANMSRVPSFRRRFINLVKALYLEAIEAGAIDGSRDVKRRVKADVASGKSGEEGTPDVAGSSNDPLGNIDMV